One Herpetosiphonaceae bacterium genomic window, TTCCGCCAGCGCGTCCTCGCCGATCCCGCGCTGCAAGCGCAGCTGCGCGAAACACCCGATAAACCGGCTTTCATCGCCCGGATGCTTCAGCTTGGTGCGGAGCTGGGCTACGAGTTCAACGCCGACGAGATCGAAGCGGCGCTTGCGGTTGCCCGGCGAGCCTGGACTCAGCGCGGGAGCACACGATGACGCTGCCTGCGCTCGACCGATGGGTGCCGATCCGCCTCTACTGGCAGCGCCAGCAGCCGATGCTCGACTGGTGCTACCTTGGCGCGCGTCGTCTGACCGAGCCGTTTTTCGATCAGAGCATCGATGCGTGCCTGCGCCATCCGTTCAACGTTCTGTTTCGCCACCAGACGCCGCTCGACGCGCTGGGGGAGCTGCTGGCGCGCTCGCCCGGCCTGCCGCCGACCGGGTTTATCTTTCATATGTCGCGCTGCGGCTCGACGCTGGTAGCCCAGATGCTCGCGGCGCTGCCCCAGCATATCGTGATCGCGGAGGCCGGGCCGATCGACGGCGTGCTGCGCGCCAACCTGCACGATCCCACGATCTCCGATCAGCAGCGGATCGCCTGGCTGCGCTGGATCGTCGGCGCGTATGGTCGGCGGCGATCGGCTGAGGAGCGCCGCTACTTCATCAAGTTCGATAGCTGGCACGCGCTGGATCTGCCGCTGATCCGGCGGGCGTTTCCGACCGTGCCCTGGATCTTCGTGTATCGCGATCCGATCGAGGTGCTCGTTTCGCACGCGCGCATGCCGGGCAGCCAGATGGTACCGGGGCTGGTCGATCCGCGTGTCTTCGGCCTGGACCTGGAGACGGCAGTGCAGATGCCGCAGATCGAGTACCGATCGCGCGTGCTGGCAAGCATCTGTCGCGCCGCCGTCGAGATGCCGCGCGACCAGCGCCTTGTGATACCGTACCGGCGGCTGCCGGATGCCGTCTGGGATACGCTGCTGGACTTCTTCCGCATCGAGCACAGCACGCTCGACATCGAGCAGATGCAACACGTGGCGCAGTTCAACGCTAAAAGTCCCAGGCAGCCCTTCGAGCAGGACGCGCAGGCCAAGCGGCAGGCCGCATCCGACGAGATTCGGCAGGTGGTCGATCGCTGGGTGCGGCCCTGGTACGAGCAGCTTGACAGGCTGTACGCGGTCCAGGGAGATCCTTGAGGCGGCCAACGAATCGCGCAGGGCGGGTACCATCTGTACCCGCCCTGTTGTGACGAACATCCCCGTTATGATCGCAATTCGGTCGAGCCCGCCTACGGCACCGCCGCGCCGCTGGGCCGCGCCAGCAGGATGATCGTCGAGCGCGCCTGCACGCCGTAGCTGGTACCCGGCACCCTCGGCAGCCGCTGCTGGTTCCAGTCGGCGATCGCCGGATCGTAGTAGATGTTGCCGTAGCTCTCGCCCCAGGACGCTGTATCAGCGAGGATGTACCACTGCTTGCCGTTGGGCGCGGTCGGCAGGTTGAAGGTCAGATCCTGCCAGTAGGCGTTGTGCGCGACATAGATGTCGGGCGCGTCGGCGCT contains:
- a CDS encoding Nif11-like leader peptide family natural product precursor, whose amino-acid sequence is MSQASLEQFRQRVLADPALQAQLRETPDKPAFIARMLQLGAELGYEFNADEIEAALAVARRAWTQRGSTR